In Arthrobacter sp. CDRTa11, one DNA window encodes the following:
- the mtrA gene encoding MtrAB system response regulator MtrA: MKARILVVDDDEALAEMIGIVLRNDGFEPVFCADGGQALDIFRSSKPDLVLLDLMLPGVDGIEVCRQIRSESDVPIVMLTAKADTSDVVRGLESGADDYVPKPFKPAELVARVRARLRPGDQKAPETLRIADITIDVAGHTVSRGNERISLTPLEFDLLVALARKPWQVFTRELLLEQVWGYRHAADTRLVNVHVQRLRSKIERDPEAPEVVLTVRGVGYKAGS, encoded by the coding sequence ATGAAGGCACGCATCCTGGTAGTTGACGACGACGAAGCGCTGGCCGAAATGATTGGAATTGTCCTCCGTAACGATGGCTTCGAGCCGGTGTTCTGCGCCGACGGCGGCCAGGCGCTTGACATCTTCCGTTCATCCAAGCCGGACCTCGTACTGCTTGACCTCATGCTTCCCGGTGTGGATGGCATTGAGGTCTGCCGGCAGATCCGGTCCGAATCAGACGTGCCCATCGTCATGCTCACTGCCAAGGCGGACACGTCCGACGTCGTCCGCGGGCTGGAATCCGGGGCTGACGACTACGTACCCAAACCGTTCAAGCCGGCCGAGCTCGTTGCCCGCGTCCGTGCACGGTTGCGGCCAGGAGACCAGAAGGCACCCGAGACACTTCGGATCGCGGATATCACCATTGACGTGGCCGGCCACACCGTAAGCCGCGGCAATGAGCGCATCTCCCTGACTCCGCTTGAATTCGACCTCCTCGTTGCCCTTGCCCGCAAGCCCTGGCAGGTGTTCACCAGGGAACTTCTGCTTGAGCAGGTGTGGGGATACCGCCATGCCGCGGATACGCGGCTGGTCAACGTCCATGTCCAGCGCCTCCGGTCAAAGATTGAGCGGGATCCGGAAGCCCCGGAAGTAGTATTGACGGTTCGTGGTGTCGGCTATAAAGCAGGTTCCTGA
- a CDS encoding glycerophosphoryl diester phosphodiesterase membrane domain-containing protein: MSQQDPNMQAPRQPNAAQQPWGQQGGSGQPGNAQQPWAPGPGPTAPGGAAGPAASGSQQPWSGQPVWGPPPGSQHAPWGAPQPGPYGAPSPYRQHYVAPPKPGIIPLRPLMFGEILDGSFQTIRRNAKAMLGASLLAQSLAAVLTAVLTALSATSSGFLNTWAEGLSREQMLSIGIGSAAGILLFTVLTVLISAVLQGAMVVPVARSVLNRRTGFRQMWTLAKSRAGALIRLAFLLLLGGLTAVLIFAAFAVGLISSVGPAGGLILFPLGLALFALVMWVYIKVMVAPAAIVIEELGAREGLRRSWELTRGNWWRILGITLVVLIMVGIISQVVMIPVSLLSAFFTGVVSPHGGPEQAISTAVAVGVATAIIGGLVSAVSYAFQTSVMALLYLDLRMRKDGLDISLLRLLESGADADGVPGRGVPVYRNAPGYGAPSAYGTPPDVR, from the coding sequence TTGTCACAACAGGATCCGAACATGCAGGCGCCGCGCCAGCCCAATGCCGCTCAACAGCCATGGGGGCAGCAAGGCGGTTCCGGCCAGCCCGGCAACGCCCAGCAGCCATGGGCTCCGGGGCCTGGTCCGACCGCACCCGGTGGGGCGGCCGGCCCGGCAGCGTCCGGTTCGCAGCAGCCCTGGAGCGGGCAACCGGTCTGGGGTCCCCCGCCCGGTTCCCAACATGCCCCGTGGGGGGCCCCGCAGCCCGGCCCCTACGGCGCCCCATCCCCATACCGGCAGCACTATGTCGCCCCTCCCAAGCCCGGCATCATTCCCTTGCGTCCCCTGATGTTCGGCGAAATTCTGGACGGCTCTTTCCAGACGATCAGGCGCAACGCCAAGGCAATGCTGGGAGCTTCCCTGCTGGCGCAGTCCCTGGCGGCCGTGCTGACAGCGGTTCTTACCGCACTCTCGGCCACCTCCAGCGGGTTCCTGAATACGTGGGCTGAGGGCCTTAGCCGGGAACAAATGCTTTCCATCGGGATCGGCTCGGCAGCCGGGATACTCCTCTTCACTGTCCTGACGGTACTCATTTCCGCGGTACTCCAGGGTGCCATGGTGGTACCCGTGGCCCGGTCCGTCCTGAACAGACGCACAGGGTTCCGCCAGATGTGGACACTCGCCAAGTCCCGCGCCGGTGCACTGATCCGGCTGGCCTTCCTGCTCCTCCTGGGCGGGTTGACCGCAGTACTGATTTTCGCCGCCTTCGCCGTGGGGCTGATCAGCTCTGTCGGGCCCGCCGGCGGCCTGATCCTTTTCCCGCTCGGCCTTGCGCTCTTTGCACTCGTGATGTGGGTGTACATCAAGGTGATGGTCGCGCCGGCGGCAATTGTGATCGAAGAACTAGGGGCCAGGGAAGGTTTGCGCCGGTCATGGGAACTGACGCGGGGAAACTGGTGGCGGATCCTGGGAATCACACTGGTTGTGTTGATTATGGTCGGAATCATCTCCCAGGTGGTGATGATCCCGGTCAGCTTGCTTTCAGCCTTTTTCACGGGCGTGGTTTCACCTCACGGCGGCCCCGAGCAGGCGATCTCAACGGCAGTGGCAGTGGGGGTGGCGACGGCAATCATCGGCGGGCTGGTCAGTGCTGTCAGTTACGCCTTCCAGACCTCCGTGATGGCGCTGCTCTATTTGGATCTCAGGATGCGCAAGGACGGCCTGGACATTTCGCTGCTCCGACTGCTGGAGTCGGGCGCTGACGCTGATGGTGTTCCCGGCCGCGGTGTGCCTGTGTACAGGAATGCACCCGGCTACGGAGCACCATCTGCCTATGGGACCCCGCCGGATGTCCGCTGA
- a CDS encoding DUF4129 domain-containing protein translates to MSAEPPVLPGRDEARRWAAEELAKPEYRGAEPGWLDSVWEALLDWLQSLDGSSSGTDNSPVAPLIGVGIAVVIAVAIILVRPRLNARSKTEKDMFDADTTVSASEYRSRAAAAAAAGEWSAAVVESFRALVRTAEERNIVDGRPGRTADEVAGELAVAFGAEAQRLAWAARTFDGIRYGKEAGEHGAYAGMMALDSALQSLKPVRTDVSADQMDPAVIL, encoded by the coding sequence ATGTCCGCTGAACCTCCGGTCCTGCCAGGCCGTGATGAAGCCCGGCGCTGGGCAGCCGAGGAACTTGCCAAGCCGGAGTATCGCGGCGCAGAACCGGGGTGGCTGGACAGTGTTTGGGAGGCCCTTCTGGACTGGTTGCAGTCCTTGGACGGCTCCTCCTCCGGCACAGACAATTCTCCGGTAGCTCCGCTGATCGGAGTGGGGATTGCCGTGGTGATAGCAGTCGCCATCATCCTCGTCCGTCCCCGGCTCAACGCCAGGTCAAAGACCGAAAAGGACATGTTCGACGCCGACACCACCGTGAGCGCGTCGGAGTACCGCTCGCGCGCAGCGGCGGCAGCGGCCGCCGGCGAATGGAGCGCCGCCGTCGTTGAGTCTTTCCGTGCGCTGGTACGCACCGCGGAGGAGAGGAACATCGTGGACGGGCGACCCGGCCGAACAGCCGACGAAGTGGCGGGCGAACTGGCTGTTGCCTTCGGCGCCGAGGCGCAGCGCCTCGCCTGGGCTGCCCGCACCTTCGACGGGATCCGCTATGGCAAGGAAGCCGGCGAACACGGCGCCTACGCCGGAATGATGGCGCTGGACTCTGCCCTGCAATCCCTCAAGCCCGTCCGAACTGACGTTTCGGCCGATCAGATGGATCCGGCGGTCATCCTGTGA